The following is a genomic window from Trichomycterus rosablanca isolate fTriRos1 chromosome 24, fTriRos1.hap1, whole genome shotgun sequence.
AGTGCAGGGGTGCGTTCCTGCCGCTGTCGATATCGAATATCctctcacctacacacacacacacacacgagagcAACGTGGTGGTGAACAATACAGAGTTTGGTAGTATTTTCAAATCACTATTAATTCTTACTAGGAACGAACATTCTGCCGAGAAGATTCTGTGTTTTACTGAAAGCGAGAAGAGCTTTATGAGGCAGTGATGTAAAACATTAATGCACAATAGATCTGACCGCTGGGGGCAGAGATCTGTGTGGCCCTGTGCCGTCTAATCATTAATGTAAGAACGCAAGAGTAAAGCCTTTCTTCTGCCGCAAAGCTAAATGTACGGGACGGAGAGTACACAAATCAAATcacacagcagtaaaatacagtatatattataaatCATTTAGGAGAAGATATCCAGCAGATCATATTTTGTGTGAATAAAGCCTAAAAAAGAATCATCTGATGTTGCTGACGTATCAAAACTCAAGGGTTTGCATCCATTTAAATGGTGCCATGACTGGGAAAAAAGGTTGTAATGCTGGTCTAAAATATGTGGGCATCatacccactgctaacaggtgtataaaattattatattaaataaattatatgcttcccaTTTGTCCAGTTCCAGCATAAATGTGCCTCTCTGTACAAAGCAGATTCCATAtaaacatggtttgacaagttggGTTGAGGAAACTGCATAGAGCCTCAAGCTCAGCATTATtaaacatttgggatgaatcagaacatCGACTGGAAGCCAGGCCTTAAATTCAACTGAGCTTGTCAGTGCTTTTTCAGCTTCCCAAAATATAGTCAAAAGTCTTCCATATTAATGCCAGTGGTTCTGAAATGGGATGTGGAGACCAcaggtcgtgtgtgtgtgtgtgtgtatgtgtgtgtgttaaatataTGGATGCCTGAAATATTTCCACAGTTACGTACCGACGAAGAGCAGAGTGAAAATGATGATGAGCTGGTAGATGCCGTGACCCAGGATGTTCTTGGTCATGGTGCTGGAGATCAGGGGCTTGTTGCGTCCGTACGGTCTCCTCATGAGCAGGGATTCGGTGGGAGGTTCGGTGGCCAGAGCCAGAGAGGCGAACGTGTCCATGATCAGGTTCACCCACAGCATCTGAACGGCTTTTAACGGAGAGTCCTGGTGGAAACCAAAATAACACAGATGGAGCAATGGTCTCGACTCATAACGTACTAAAGAACATGTGGACCACGGTTAGTAACCTACACCTAAACTAAAAGGTCCCTCaaaaattctcagcactgtgtgtAACAGCTCCTAAAAAGGAAATAACCTTCATACTGATTTTATTAGGCCAGGGTTCCTCAGGGGGGTGGAAGGAAGTTATTATAGAGGGCTGGAAGTGGGTCAGCGGCCCTGGCCTAGTATTATTAGGTCTTTGTTATCCAGAACTTTGTCTTTAACtggtttttatatataaatcgcTGAAGAAACACAATAAGTACCAGCACTGTACTGGAGGTGTGAAGTGCAGAACTTACAGTACGATTCGATTGATTTGGGTTTTTGTGTCGCGTTAGTATTCACAGACCAGAAACCACTTGTGACGGCATTTAATTGATCATAAAATTGGTGCCATCCACGGCAAACATGGCTACAAACTTAAAGTACACTTTGAACAGGATGTACTTGTGTAATGCAGGCTCCAGTGAACGCCACGATCACGGCCACCACGTTAACGGTGAGCTGGAATTGCAGGAACTTGGAGATGCTGTCGTAGACGTTACGGCCCCACATCACAGCTTTCACGATGCTGCTGAAGTTATCGTCGGTCAGGATGATATCCGAGGCCTCTTTAGCCACGTCTGTACCTGCAATTCCCTGTTAGACAGAGACGGGAGCTGGTCAGAATCAGATATATACTCTTAGGAATGACTCGAATTAAAAACGTGTACTTATAAACGTGTAGAATCATTTCTGGGATGTACGGGACAATAAAAACACTTCCTGATAAACTGCAGCATTACACGTGATGATGATTTGTGACCTGGGCTGCCTAGAGGCACAACATGAAAGCATTCACTACATCACTGGAGGATCACAAGGTCAATCAGACATTAAGTTACTTCTCTGGCTGGGAATCcaagggtctgttcgaaaacctggtCACCTGCTGACACGCCCTGCTCCCTACttctacctgatcagctgcctctgtagagaggattctaatacgacatggagctcataaggcagattatttagacgctctacttagacagagatacACCGATTACGTCAGCACAGTTTTAGCtttctaagctaacacagttagcctcaggacatacaaacccgctagcacgccagctaacgtctccctccgtctcCGCcaattacaaataaacgacacttgtataattacacctttatacagattaaacatcaacgataatttatttatatttgaaaagaactctgttggttgcgcCGCCATATTATTCGTCCatcatgtttgtagttttttgtgagaaaagtcgtgccgcactgaatgctgggattgccttcagcgctgaggaggcgtcggacgctcccttgttattcagtcagatcatcactcagaattaaggcgcctcagtaggagcattttaagggatctaagaatttagacacgccctcttctcaggagtgtaagATGACATAAATCATGAGGGATAGCACATCTTCCCTATCAGTCTCTAGTGTCTATCAGCTCTTGTTTACAAACAGAGGCATCGAGATGCAGTggctttacagcatccaggaccgacaAGGTGGAAGCACACCAGgttgttctgttctattctggtAGCTGTTGATTGGTATATGAGGCTGGAAATGGCAGACTGGACGCTGCTTGTGTGATGCGGCTGTTACATTTCATATTTAAGCTTgtagataaaataaacattaaattataCTAATAAACAACTCGAAAAACTGGTGTTTTGTTCAGAAACAGGAGTGAGTAAGCAGACGCGTTCCTGCTGTAATACAGAATCCTTTAGGTGTAGAAATACCCACGCAGCAGTAGCTGTAGATTAATCAGGAGCGCGAATGCCCGTGTTCGATCTCTGTGGGCGGTGAAACTGCTGAGCAAAAcaatatttctgaccttatagACTAACGAGACTTatttaatgataaaaaataataaaactgagGGAGGGGAATGCTACAGAATGCGCAGAAGGCAAAACCGGTCAAGGACATTAAAGGGCAAAACTGATGCTGGGGTATGTGAGCTGCTACCCAGCGGGCACACTAGGGGGCACTGTTGAGCTTTTCTTTCCCCCTTTATAAGAGACAGGATGGCGTGATGCAGCGTGTCAGTGTGACGTTGGCTGTGAAATGAGGACAGCCTGGTTGGGGTGGCACAGGAGCGATGTGGGCGCTCGGAACGAGGATGAAGAAGAAGGGCTGAGGGACGTACCATCGCGAAGCCCACGTCGGCTTTCTTCAGTGCAGGACCGTCGTTGGTACCGTCGCCTGTTACCGCCACGACCTGCCTCTGTTCCACCAGCGTGCTGTCGATGATACCTGagagacaacacacacacacacacacacacacacacacacacacacgcagaggtACCTGTTATTACCAACATGTCCTCTCTTTTGGACAAAAAAATGCATCCGGGTGGTATTTCTAAATCACCAAACATGTCCGGGATTCAGTTTTTATAGTCTGTACTCGCTTTTCAGATGCCTAAACGGTGCTTTTGACAGAGGACAGAAGTTgtatgggcaccctgactggcaCCGTTTGTTGCGGTTCGACCGCTTTCGGTGCGTACTCGGCGCGCCTGCCTGTGACCCCCATTACTGTTTCGGAGACACTTCGTCAGGCCATAACGATCTGGTACGGATCAAAGTCCCTCAGCCCCTCAGGTGTTTATggtgatcagatctgctgcattcaattTCAGTTCaaacatctaacagatccccCTCACCCTCAGGTGCACCAGCGCATTATCATCACTTATGTTTTAATTAAGACTGCAGTCGTTTAGCCCAgtagttttattagtattaaatcTGTCACCTCCTTAATGTAGAATTCATCCATGTGACGATGCTTTTTTGCAttactatatagccaaaagtatgtggacaccccttttattaatgagtttaggtgtttctgcCGTTGCTAATGAGGGTATTAAATCAATTCTATAATAATAGACTTTCTACTCCTTgttaacagtttaaaaaaggcTCCTCAATaaggtttggtgtggaagagcTCCAGTGAAGTACCCACCTAAATATTATTAAAGACCTCTGGGAAACCACCTATAagtggacccaccacaaccctgaccaggataaagtgattaaTGAAAGCGTATTTCTCTCACCTTTGacgagtgtgtgtttgtctgttggAGAGGATCGAGCTAACACTCGCAGTTTGGGCCAAACCTTGTCGATGCGCTCCTGTTCCACCTGAAAACAACAACACCAGTATggacagattgatagacagacagacagacagacagacagacagacagacagacagataattatagaaaaaaagaaagacagccGAGGCTAACTGAAATTTCGACCCTCCGTACCTCTCCTTTCTCGTTGCGAATCCTCCTGTTGAACTCTTTGCCCTCGATGCACAGGAAGTCCTCGCCCGGGTGGATGATGCCACACTTGATGGCGATGGCCCTGGCGGTGTTGATGTTGTCGCCGGTTACCATCCTCACCGTGATGCCCGCGCGCTGACACTTACGGATGGCGTCTGGTACCTAAGGTGTTAAGTgtgcaatcacacacacacacacacacacacagcattaaCAACAACTATATGTGCGTCACAATATCCTCAGTGTGCTGATTTTGGGTTAAGACCCCCCATGCATTCCAtctccccccacccccccaaccTGTTTGTGCACCCCTGAATAAAAGGAATGGGTCCGTGCCTCTTCTCTCCATAACACTCACCTCTGGTCTGACCGGATCTTCGATGCCGACCACGCAGATGCCCGTCAGGTCGGTCAGGATGTTGTTCTCGTCGTCCCAGTTCGGCTCCGGATCGCCAGAGAAGTCCCTGTAGGCCACGCAGATGGTCCTGAGCCCGTCGCAGGCCATGGGCTCGATCACTTTCTTCACCATCTCGTCTCTGTCGCGTGGACGGAAGACCCGCGGCTCGCCCACCTCGCTCAGGATACGGCTGCACCTGGAGGAAGGGGGCGGGTTCGGCACCCTTAAtgctgtctgaaaacctagtgaccctGCTCCCCACCATCTACCTGATCAAATTTTACACCCAATATTGAGCAAACAGAGCAACTTTATGTTAACTGCTTTTAAAAATTCGACTGGATTCTTTAAAGAATTAAGGACAATTAGGGGGGCACTTACTTTTTCAGCACTATCTCCGACGCCCCCTTGCTGTACATCCTGAAGCTGCCGTCGGGAAGTTTGACCACAGTGCTCATGGATTTCCTGACCGAGTTGAAGGTGTAGACTTTGTAGAGCTTCTCCTCGGGGATCTGGTTCCTGATGGTCTGGTAATCACGCTTCAGGTCCAGCACCAGTCCTAACAGGCCACATTCCGTCTTGTTGCCCACCTGCTTGGGCAGCCCGCCCTCTTTATCTGGGGGCTGAAAcatatacaaaaataattattattattaaaaaaagaaaatgtgtttCAGATTTCTGAGAGGGACCAGAAAGATTTCAATTAGAAagattctaataaaataaaggaaGCTTTGTGTGGTCTTAACATTCTGTCTTCAAAAAATGCAgcttcattacattttaattccacaacctttattttacataaagAGACTGAGCCCTGGAGACTCGGGTCCCAGTGAAACCAGAACCGTGCCGGATTGGCTTGTTTTTGATCGCGAGAGGCTCGTCGGATCCCGCAGGAAGGTTTAAAAGATCGTATCTGGCACGCGATGCCCCTCTGAACGTCTGTCCTCTCCGTGGGCATCGCACCCTCCTGCGAGCCCTGGCATATGGCAGAGTGAGAACTGGCAGCGATACTTCCTCTTTTCCAGCGCTGCTCTAACCCGGTAAGGTCATTTCCATCGCGCCTCTTTGATTCACCGGAGGTCGGAGAGGCAGGGACGAGCCGCTTCGCCAGATCTTGGCTGGCGTGCGCCACCTGAGAGCTCGAGCCGCACGGGTGTGGTGACTTACGAGACGGATGAGACACGTTTGCCGGGACTCAGCGAGACGTTTCACCTTGAAAGAGGCGTCGACAGAAAACTTGAGCTGTTTTTAGCTCATTATTTTTAGCTGGTGTGGCGTAACGCCAAGAGCCACGCCTCTGATAAGAGCACTGCCTGAGTTCcgggggttcgaatcccgagctgggctcacaaatacacaaGGTGCGTAATGTAATGTGAACCCAgtcatcagtgcacccttagtgcaggtcccaagcccaggtcccaattaagggttaagggccttgctcaggggtccaacagtggcggtttggcagcagtggggcttaaaccagccaccttttgattactattccagtgccttaaccactgagctactaccgCCCCTGGTGCTTGGAAGGCTCTGACCAGAATCCTGATTTGTGACCCTTTAATTTCGTAAAtcttttgctttatgtttgttGGTGGCAAATCTGCTCCCCCCAAAAGTCCAACAGAAGCTCTAGGCTTGTGTTGGCAGTTCATTACTGCACCTTTAATCAAACGCTGGTACAGAATCTCAGAAATGTAGAAGATTTTACCTCCCGTGTGGTTTGGAATGCAGACGATCGTTTGATGCGCTGCAGTTTTTTATCTGCAGTCGTTTCTCAGCCCGAGAGCTGGAGAGCATTTCAGAATGCTGCTTGATCACAGCGAGAGAAGAAAACTGAATTCGGACTGCGACTGTGGGGGCCGCTGGGTGAAGGAGGGGTCGTGCGGCGATTACGTAACATCACATTTAAAGATTACACAGGGAGAATCACTCCGAGAGGCTCCTGCTGACGGCAACCTGAACCAAGCAGAAGCTGGATGTTCCAgcctctctggtgtgtgtgtgtgtgagtgtgtgtgtgtgagagtgtgtgtgagtgtttttttaaatctctCGCCGTCTCTGGAGGTGTGTTATGTAAGAGGTGCTATTCTGCAGAGAGGAGGCGAATTCTGAGATTTTTTTATTAGATATAAGCGAAGTTAAACACAGGGAGGATCACTGATCGACAGGACCGCTGTGTTTAATATTTAGAAAAGGATTTAATTAATCCTGACAGGTCAGATGAAcctatttcttatttttttaaacgacTCTGCAGTTTTTCTCTTTAATAAGCatctaatataaattattattttgccAAATTTAGGGGAAAATgtctatacaccaatcagccataacattaaaaccacctccttgtttctacactcactgtccattttatcagctccacttaccatatagaagcactttgtagttctacaattactgactgtagtccatctgtttctctgcaggtattatttgggtgttggatcattctcagcactgcagtgacactgacatggtggtggtgtgttagtgtgtgttgtgctggtatgagtccactcactgtccactctaggtCCTGTTTTCTCCAGAATCATGTTGATGGCTGGGCACGTGGGCATCGTTTACCCGTCGTAGGTCAATCCATGTTAAAAAGTACACAAGTCAGAAGAGCTGCTGGTAACATCCTGGTACCAGACACCACAGGATACCTTTAGATGTAGGTCTGACCGCATTTTATTCGGCTCATCGGTGTGCAAAACCGTCTGAACGATTTGAAATCGCACGTCGACCGTGGTGCACAAACAAAACGAGCAGAAACGAAGAAATAAAGAATCAAACGGTGCCACTTGTAAATCAAGTCCTATGGCTACGAGCTGATGCTGCCAATTAGGCGGGTTTAAGAGCCGTCGCGCGTCTCCCACGCTAACGAGGGCTTCTGTGTGTGAGGAGCGAATGTTACAACCTCCAGTTCCTTCCACCGCTGTGGTTCGCCGCTCCGAGCCTTTTTCATCTAGAAAGCGTCTGTATTGATTTTCTAATGTGATTTGTGGACGGAGGCGCGTAATTAACGCTCAGATTAATCTGCGATACATCGAGGGACGCCGCCTTTAAATCAGCTCCTGTACCCCGCGTTCGTGCCCGCAGAAACGTGCCAGTTTTGCTTTATTAAGCATCGCGCCGCCATCCAGCTGGGACGTTTAAACTGCAGAAAACTCGTCGGGTCATTTCAGGCGACGACGTATAAAAAACACGAGCTCAGTTTCAGCTCATTATTTATGAGAACGCACGATAACAGCGTAATGAATTCCTTCATTctgtacaaaataaaagctgttttatattttatctcTGCTGTTTCATCCAGCAGCACTAAAAAACGTTCCGGGAACATCCGGAAAACGTGAcagactttatcctggtcagggtcgcaggagGTCCTGAGAAGGAATACCCTAAAAagggtacatttacattcacagcatttggagtatacagtctaagcaattgagggttaagggccttgcttaagggcccaacagtgacaacctggccgtgatggggcttgaaccagcaaccttttgattactagtcctgtaccttaaccgctaggctacaactgcccctacagcaggcaccaatccatcacagagcttcagccaagacacagccaattatgtctgtgtagacgtcaAGCCGGTCGACAGcaatgctgagattcaaacccagatctcagcgatAGTGGGTTAGCATAATAGAGCGCTAACAAAGCCCCAGCTAGCATAAATTACAGAAGCAGGATCCAGGGTCCAGTATGATTGGCTGTGGCATCCAGAGATTCCAGGTAAACTGGACCCattgcagccctgaccaggataaagcagtggtagaaAATGAGAGAAATGAATGATGGGTATCTCACCAGGATGTTTGTGGTGTAAGCACTGTTGATGGAGATGGCGTTGGCCAGCATGTCCAGAGTTTTGGAGGGGAGCGCGCTCGGGTCGGGGATCACTTTGAAGTGAACGTCGGCCGAGTACAGCTGTACCGCCGTCATCCTGTTGGTGGTCAGCGTGCCCGTTTTGTCCGAGCAGATAGCCGTGGCGTTGCCCATGGTCTCGCAGGCGTCCAGGTGGCGCACCAGGTTGTTGTCCTTCATCATTTTCTACAGACGTACAGAAACACAGAGACACGGACCAGGTgatgatatttacatttacagcttacagtctaagcaactgagggttaggggccttgctcaggggcccaacagcagcaaccttctgattacgagtactaccttaatcgctaggctacacCTCCCTTCCCTGATTCTATTTACAAGCCGTGGAAACATGACTGGATCTGTGTGGCTCTTCTGGTCAGGATTCATATTAGgatttggaacatgactgcaggaatTCTCTTCCATTTACTAACAAGCATGAGTGAGGTTTGGGGCTCGGCCTGTATTTCACTTATGCATTTCACCCTCTTGAGGTCAGGGCCATGTGATGCCAGCTCGCTTTTGTGCACAACTTAGTGCTCCAGAGTCAAACGCTGGTGTGCTTTAGACCGGCTTTTTCACACTTTATtttaagtgacccacattttgatCATGATTTTaccgcgacccaggcaacacaaacgatgcatcaaaacgaaacacaaaacgaaatatgctaaattaatacaaatgtagGCAATCTGATCCCAGTGTGGTTTACAGGATGTagcgtaaagcctccacaagggggcgatcGTGTACACGTTGTTTTCtctgcgttttttttttttttggctcatGACCCAACCCAGAATTTTAGAACACTCCAGAGAACAGGGAATGTATATAAGCCATGCACACGAGGGTGAGGAAGGCGTTAGGAACGGTTATACCTTGACGGAGTACGCCAGCGATATGGTAACAGCCAGAGGAAGTCCTTCAGGAACGGCCACCACCAGCACCGTCACACCAATGATGAAGAACTTGACGAAGTACTGGATGTAGATGGGCGTGCACTCGGGCAGCCACGGCTTCTTCTGGAGCACAAAGTTATCGATGGCGAAGTAGAGCACCAGGATTATCACCGTGATGGCCGACATCAAGAGACCTACAGACACACACgggtcattatttatttataaataacacaataataataataataataatattatattatcaaCAACGTTCTGCAGAATCGTTCACACTAAACATCCATAAACTACAGATGAACCTGCACTTAccctaaataaatgttaaaataccGTATTGCTGAGTACATTTATTATCCTTCACAAGATGGCGGCACCCATAAGGGCTGCACGGGGCTATTAAAGCTCTGTTTGTTTTCTCCTGATAATTCACTACCACTTATTTGACATGTAATCAGGTGTGTTCTTTATTCCAGTCATGAACATTATAAGtgtttgagttgagttgagttttAATCACCTGCTTTGCCGATCTGCACGGCCAGCTTGGTCAGTTTGCCCTGCAGGACGGATTTCTCCTTTTTCGAGACGTTGGccttcttcttctccttctcGTCGGCCTCTCCACCCTCGGCGCTCTTCAGCGGCTGCATTTCCATCGCCGCCGCGCCGTCCTGCTTCTTCACTGCAACCGGCAGAGAGGAGGAAACGTCACCGCAAGTCACCGCCGATCGATCCGGCTCGTCGTGGAACGTTTCAGAACACTGGGACTGTAAATTCTTCTTTTGCCAAGGCGttacattaaaaatgtgttttttttaaatactttgtttattccaccgatgccgatccccgctctgattgaggagaacgaagctaacccacaccccctccgacacgtgggcagcagccgtatgcatcttgtcacctacactttgacgagtgcagtgcagctcagcgttgcgtacggagagacgcaccctgagagcactcttttctcatctctgtgcaggccccatcaatcagccagcagaggtcgtaattgcaccagtcatgagagagagaccaaatccggcttagtcccgcccatatccgaacaacagaccaatcgttgttcttgtggccgctcagccttaccACTGTCCTGTTAACATGTATGTATTTGATTAATAATGTGTACTGGGGTAACGCATTAGCTCAAAATGATTGATTTGGTTTGTATTAAATTAATTGTAAATTACTACATTTAAGCAAGTAAAGATTtacttaaattaataataaattaataataacattctTCCCACATACATCACATAATGATAAAATACTAATCCAACACAAATTTACTATAGTAAAACCAGCTCTGATTAAACACCCAGAAGAAATGAGGAGTCAGAGATCAGAGATCAGAAGCAGCAGCAGGTCAGTGAGCAGAAACTCAGAGGTCAACAAACACGCCGGAACAAAACTCAGTCGCATCAACATAACGAGAGCTGCTAGAGATCGAGTGTgttataaaacacacactcggctttttacacacacacacacgatctgTCCAACATGATCTCCTACACCCTGTCTTACACCCTGTCTTACACCCCGTCATTGCACCAgtcctgagagagagagagaccccatccggcttagtcccgcccatatctgaacgacaggccaatcattgttcatgtggccgctcagccttaccACTGTCCTGTTTTAATACTGGACCAGGTCTGCAGTTCTGCACTGGATCTGGAAATCGATCAATGTTCATGTACTTGATATTTCATGGACACTGTCTGCATATTGTTTAGTCTGGATATTTTAGAGAGCTACCAACAGCCAGAAACTaattccttgtgtgtgcaaACAACCCTGGTGAATAaaactgattctgattctgatttggaGAACAAATCTTTAGATGTTGGAAAAAAGGTAATTTAACCAGAATCTCCAAATCTCTTGCTCACATCAGCTGCTCTGCTGGTTTAGATTGAGACATTTTTGTCCTTCATTTAAACCGGATGATATTTGCACATGAACCTCTCAGGAACTGCAGCAAACACGACTTTAATTACCCCAAAGTACAAAGATTCCACTGATGCACTTTAAACTCTAAACTTTataagatttaaaaataaataaaaataaaccccGAGAATAATCAAAACGCCCCGACGCGTCTGGAAGAAGCAGCAGACAAAACGAGAAGCGACAGGACTGAAAGAGACACGTCAGGATTAATGGACGACGCCAGAGCTCTGCACCCGACTCGGAAACAAAAAGAGAAAGGAACTGAGCGTGAGAGCTGAGAGTGAAAGTAGGTTACCTTTGGTCTGGTTGTTCTCCATATTTCCATCCTGCATTTTACCTACGATGGAGACACGACGAGACACGGAACAGgagacaataataaaaaaaaaaagagcagacAGGGACACGACAgtgaaatcaaaataaaaacaggaagaCAGAAGATGAACATTTGGTCAACGTTTTGACATCTCAGTGACAGTAACATACATAACACACAGTATCATAACAGGCTTCTGAGGGGGGGACGTGTTTCATTCAGAGTACTGATAGTGCAGATCTACTGGagctctaattattattattgattcagAATTATTGCTCGTTTTCACCGGGCAGGTCGGGTCCTGGCTGGACCACTAAACAATGGCAgctgtataatttatttatatttatttattaggattttaacatcatgttttacactttggttccatatacaggtccttctcaaaaaattagcatattgtgataaagttcattattttccataatgtaatgataaaaattaaactttcatatattttagattcattgcacaccaactgaaatatttcaggtcttttattgttttaatactgatgattttggcatacagctcatgaaaacccaaaattcctatctaaaaaaattagcatatcatgaaaaggttctctaaacgagctattaacctaatcatctgaatcaacgaattaactctaaacacctgcaaaagattcctgaggcttttaaaaactcccagcctggttcattac
Proteins encoded in this region:
- the atp2b2 gene encoding plasma membrane calcium-transporting ATPase 2 isoform X5, which encodes MGDMRNSDFYAKNQRNDSVGSGGGSGGFGCSVMELRSLMELRGTEAVVKIQDDYGGIAALCQRLKTSPTEGLTGDPTDLDKRKEVFGKNLIPPKKPKTFLQLVWEALQDVTLIILEIAALISLGLSFYQPPGGDNEACGAANTGAEDEGESEAGWIEGAAILLSVVCVVLVTAFNDWSKEKQFRGLQSRIEQEQKFQVVRGSQVIQLPVADIVVGDIAQIKYGDLLPADGILIQGNDLKIDESSLTGESDHVRKAADKDPMLLSGTHVMEGSGRMIVTAIGVNSQTGIIFTLLSAGGEEEEKKEKKDHSHPSSHPIATIATDGAAGANAPGNASLVNGKMQDGNMENNQTKVKKQDGAAAMEMQPLKSAEGGEADEKEKKKANVSKKEKSVLQGKLTKLAVQIGKAGLLMSAITVIILVLYFAIDNFVLQKKPWLPECTPIYIQYFVKFFIIGVTVLVVAVPEGLPLAVTISLAYSVKKMMKDNNLVRHLDACETMGNATAICSDKTGTLTTNRMTAVQLYSADVHFKVIPDPSALPSKTLDMLANAISINSAYTTNILPPDKEGGLPKQVGNKTECGLLGLVLDLKRDYQTIRNQIPEEKLYKVYTFNSVRKSMSTVVKLPDGSFRMYSKGASEIVLKKCSRILSEVGEPRVFRPRDRDEMVKKVIEPMACDGLRTICVAYRDFSGDPEPNWDDENNILTDLTGICVVGIEDPVRPEVPDAIRKCQRAGITVRMVTGDNINTARAIAIKCGIIHPGEDFLCIEGKEFNRRIRNEKGEVEQERIDKVWPKLRVLARSSPTDKHTLVKGIIDSTLVEQRQVVAVTGDGTNDGPALKKADVGFAMGIAGTDVAKEASDIILTDDNFSSIVKAVMWGRNVYDSISKFLQFQLTVNVVAVIVAFTGACITQDSPLKAVQMLWVNLIMDTFASLALATEPPTESLLMRRPYGRNKPLISSTMTKNILGHGIYQLIIIFTLLFVGERIFDIDSGRNAPLHSPPSEHYTIIFNTFVMMQLFNEINARKIHGERNVFDGIFRNPIFCSIVIGTFAIQIVIVQFGGKPFSCSPLDIEKWMWCVFLGLGELLWGQVISTIPNSKLKFLRGAGQLTQKDEVPEEDLDEDQEEIDHAERELRRGQILWFRGLSRIQTQIRVVNAFRSSLYEGLEKPESRTSIHNFMTHPEFRIEDSTPHIPLIDDTDMDDEAARKNSSQPSSPNKNNNAIDSGINLTTDTSKSAASSSPGSPLHSLETSL
- the atp2b2 gene encoding plasma membrane calcium-transporting ATPase 2 isoform X2, whose protein sequence is MGDMRNSDFYAKNQRNDSVGSGGGSGGFGCSVMELRSLMELRGTEAVVKIQDDYGGIAALCQRLKTSPTEGLTGDPTDLDKRKEVFGKNLIPPKKPKTFLQLVWEALQDVTLIILEIAALISLGLSFYQPPGGDNEACGAANTGAEDEGESEAGWIEGAAILLSVVCVVLVTAFNDWSKEKQFRGLQSRIEQEQKFQVVRGSQVIQLPVADIVVGDIAQIKYGDLLPADGILIQGNDLKIDESSLTGESDHVRKAADKDPMLLSGTHVMEGSGRMIVTAIGVNSQTGIIFTLLSAGGEEEEKKEKKDHSHPSSHPIATIATDGAAGANAPGNASLVNGKMQDGNMENNQTKVKKQDGAAAMEMQPLKSAEGGEADEKEKKKANVSKKEKSVLQGKLTKLAVQIGKAGLLMSAITVIILVLYFAIDNFVLQKKPWLPECTPIYIQYFVKFFIIGVTVLVVAVPEGLPLAVTISLAYSVKKMMKDNNLVRHLDACETMGNATAICSDKTGTLTTNRMTAVQLYSADVHFKVIPDPSALPSKTLDMLANAISINSAYTTNILPPDKEGGLPKQVGNKTECGLLGLVLDLKRDYQTIRNQIPEEKLYKVYTFNSVRKSMSTVVKLPDGSFRMYSKGASEIVLKKCSRILSEVGEPRVFRPRDRDEMVKKVIEPMACDGLRTICVAYRDFSGDPEPNWDDENNILTDLTGICVVGIEDPVRPEVPDAIRKCQRAGITVRMVTGDNINTARAIAIKCGIIHPGEDFLCIEGKEFNRRIRNEKGEVEQERIDKVWPKLRVLARSSPTDKHTLVKGIIDSTLVEQRQVVAVTGDGTNDGPALKKADVGFAMGIAGTDVAKEASDIILTDDNFSSIVKAVMWGRNVYDSISKFLQFQLTVNVVAVIVAFTGACITQDSPLKAVQMLWVNLIMDTFASLALATEPPTESLLMRRPYGRNKPLISSTMTKNILGHGIYQLIIIFTLLFVGERIFDIDSGRNAPLHSPPSEHYTIIFNTFVMMQLFNEINARKIHGERNVFDGIFRNPIFCSIVIGTFAIQIVIVQFGGKPFSCSPLDIEKWMWCVFLGLGELLWGQVISTIPNSKLKFLRGAGQLTQKDEVPEEDLDEDQEEIDHAERELRRGQILWFRGLSRIQTQIEVVNTFKSGTSFQGALRRQSSTTSQNQDIRVVNAFRSSLYEGLEKPESRTSIHNFMTHPEFRIEDSTPHIPLIDDTDMDDEAARKNSSQPSSPNKNNNAIDSGINLTTDTSKSAASSSPGSPLHSLETSL